The Streptomyces sp. NBC_00236 DNA window GGCGGTGGGCGAGCCCTTCATCCCCATCTTCTTCTCGGGCACGGCCGCGCTCAGGCCCGCGGCGTCGCCGGGGACCAGGAAGGCGGTGATGCCGCGGGGGCCGTCGACGCCGGTGCGGGCCAGGACCGTGTAGAAGTCGGCGATGCCGCCGTGGGTGATCCAGGCCTTGGTTCCGGTGATGACCCAGTCCTCACCGTCCCGTACGGCCTTGGTGCGCAACGAGGCGGCGTCGGAGCCCGAGGCGGGCTCGGAAAGGCAGTAGGCGCCCAGCAGACCTCCCGAGAGCATCGCCGGGAGGTGGTCGGCCTGCTGGTCCTTGGTGCCGTAGCCGGCGACCGCGTGGCAGGCGAGGGAGTGGACGCTGACGCCGAGTCCGACGGTGAGCCGGGCGGCGGCGAGCTCCTCGAGGACCTGGAGGTAGACCTCGTACGGCTGGTCCCCGCCGCCGTGGGCGGAGTCGTAGGGCAGGCCGAGCAGGCCGGACTCGGAGAGCAGGGTGAAGATCTCGCGCGGGAAACGGCCCGCGTCCTCCTCCTCGGCGGCCCGCGGCACGATCTCCCGCTGGGCGATGTCGCGGACGAGCGCGACGAGTTGCCTGGACTCCTCGGTGGGCAGACGGCGTTCCACCGATTGCAGGGCACGGTCGGACATGACGGCGCTCTCCTCCCTGTCGGGCGTTGCGGCGGTCGCACGCGCGGGGTGTGAGCGGCGCCGCCGGGGGATCTCCGGACGATGCCCGGAAAACACTGCTGCCCAGCCGATGTTGCCCTCCCGGATTACGAGAGGCGCAGGCAGGCGGCTGTGGCGGGTTGAGTATGCCCGATCGGACGGCATCCGTCACCGGTTGACAGAACGCGCCCGAAGAGCGGTGGGGCAGCCGGGACGATCACGGAAATTGGTCCGAACCATTGACCCAACTGGTCTAGTCCATCTACGGTTTCGGCGAACCGACTTTCCGCGTTCATGCCAAATTCACATACGCGGGAAGGCCGGC harbors:
- a CDS encoding acyl-CoA dehydrogenase family protein; the protein is MSDRALQSVERRLPTEESRQLVALVRDIAQREIVPRAAEEEDAGRFPREIFTLLSESGLLGLPYDSAHGGGDQPYEVYLQVLEELAAARLTVGLGVSVHSLACHAVAGYGTKDQQADHLPAMLSGGLLGAYCLSEPASGSDAASLRTKAVRDGEDWVITGTKAWITHGGIADFYTVLARTGVDGPRGITAFLVPGDAAGLSAAVPEKKMGMKGSPTAQLHFDGVRVPDARRIGDEGQGFAIALSALDSGRLGIAACAIGVAQAAMNEAVAYATGRRQFGRPIADFQGLRFMLADMATQIEAGRALYLEAARLRDAGSPFSRQAAMAKLFCTDAAMRVTIDAVQVLGGYGYTLDFPVERLMREAKVLQIVEGTNQIQRMVIARHLAGPETR